A single Carnobacterium inhibens subsp. inhibens DSM 13024 DNA region contains:
- a CDS encoding glycoside hydrolase family 1 protein codes for MNKQKLSFPQDFWWGSAWSAEQAEGRGETGKAETVWERWYKEQPYRFYQRISSEITTDHIHHYKEDVQLMKQTGHNSFRVSISWARMFPNDGIGEVNPNAIAFYKDLFKEMNENGIKVFANLYHFDMPAKLQDMGGWESRKVIDAYVNFADMCFKEFGDLVYHWFTFNEPLGPILGSYLEDFHYPNIVDFKRGAQAAFFTILAHAKAIQAFKKYNLSSKIGVILNLSPTFPRSQNPADVNAAEIADLFYTRSFLDPMVKGTFPNKLVNLLKEYDQMPVDFTESDLACIAENTSQILGLNYYEPRRVKARLTAINQDGPFLPEWFFENHVMPGRRMNEYRGWEIYEKGVYDLCMDIKNNYGNIEAFISENGMGVANEERFMDESGQVIDSYRIEFIKDHLAYLWKAINNGCNIKGYHLWAFIDCWSWINSYKNRYGLVSLDLPTQKRTIKKSGEFYKQLSDENGFEYDKDLLV; via the coding sequence ATGAATAAACAAAAATTATCTTTCCCACAAGACTTTTGGTGGGGTTCTGCATGGTCGGCTGAACAAGCTGAGGGAAGAGGAGAAACTGGAAAAGCTGAAACTGTTTGGGAAAGGTGGTACAAAGAACAACCGTATCGCTTTTACCAAAGAATAAGTTCAGAAATAACTACTGATCACATTCATCACTATAAAGAAGATGTACAGTTAATGAAACAAACTGGACATAATTCATTTCGTGTTTCAATTTCTTGGGCAAGAATGTTTCCAAATGATGGTATTGGTGAAGTAAATCCTAACGCAATTGCTTTTTATAAAGATTTATTTAAAGAAATGAATGAAAATGGTATCAAGGTCTTTGCAAATCTTTATCATTTTGATATGCCAGCTAAATTACAAGATATGGGCGGCTGGGAATCCCGTAAAGTCATTGATGCATACGTAAATTTTGCTGATATGTGTTTTAAAGAATTTGGTGACTTAGTTTACCACTGGTTCACCTTTAATGAACCACTTGGGCCTATCTTAGGTTCATATCTAGAAGATTTTCATTATCCAAATATTGTTGATTTTAAACGAGGTGCCCAAGCAGCTTTCTTTACAATCTTAGCTCATGCTAAAGCTATTCAAGCCTTCAAAAAATATAATTTATCTAGCAAAATAGGAGTCATTCTAAACTTAAGTCCAACGTTCCCAAGAAGCCAAAACCCCGCTGACGTCAATGCCGCTGAAATTGCTGACCTATTTTATACAAGAAGTTTTCTTGATCCAATGGTCAAAGGAACTTTCCCTAATAAATTAGTAAATTTATTAAAAGAATATGATCAAATGCCTGTCGACTTTACTGAATCAGATTTAGCATGTATTGCTGAAAATACTTCACAAATACTAGGATTAAATTATTATGAACCTCGTCGAGTAAAAGCTCGTTTAACAGCGATTAACCAAGATGGCCCATTTTTACCAGAATGGTTCTTTGAAAATCACGTTATGCCTGGGCGTCGGATGAATGAATACAGAGGTTGGGAGATTTATGAAAAAGGTGTTTATGATTTATGCATGGATATTAAAAATAATTATGGGAATATTGAAGCATTCATTTCTGAAAACGGTATGGGAGTTGCAAATGAAGAACGTTTCATGGATGAAAGTGGTCAAGTAATTGATTCATACCGTATTGAATTCATTAAGGATCACTTGGCATATTTATGGAAAGCAATTAATAATGGATGTAATATTAAAGGTTATCATTTATGGGCCTTTATCGATTGCTGGTCATGGATTAATTCTTACAAAAACCGCTACGGATTAGTCTCTTTAGATTTACCAACTCAAAAACGAACAATTAAGAAAAGTGGAGAATTTTACAAACAATTAAGTGATGAGAACGGTTTTGAATACGACAAAGATTTATTAGTTTAA
- a CDS encoding beta-galactosidase: MVHFDLEKRFLHGGDYNPDQWLDYPEILNEDIEMMQEANVNTVTVGVFSWWALEPSEGEFTFEWLDRIFDDVHKFGGNVILATPSGGRPQWLSQKYPEVNRTNSLGQKHTQGFRHNHCYSSPIYREKVRIINQKLAERYGNHPALLMWHISNEYSGECYCDYCKENWQQWLKKKYGELEEVNKAWLMSFWGNKYTDWSQVLPPSPLGEHKVHGMDLDWKRFNTDMTINFYLNEIKPIRQITPDVPVTTNFMAEGHEQHDFIPLEGIDYGKFAKYVDIVSWDSYPDWNNNYESIAETAMKSAYVHDQYWSLKQKPFLVMESTPSEVNGHQFNKSKRPGMHMLSSMQQIAHGSDSTLYFQWRQSRGNSEKFHGAVVGHDNSRENRVFKEVSEYGSRLEKISEIKGATKDSKVAIIFDWDSNWALKRGGGFGRPTRQYPQTLQEHYSVFWENDIAVDIITSEQEFDQYDLLIAPMLYLMDEKTISKLSNYVSSGGTLLSSYFTGIVNETDLVNIGGWPSELQEIFGISLKELDTLYPDEFNSLKFQGKQYQIKDYSGIIDVTQAEVMGTYQAEFYKNTPAVVKNSFGSGQAYYLAARTNRDFLKDFYKPIIEKLYLANSLINEPKFEVSVQTRIKEGVSYYFLMNFSTDTQEVVLNKTVVDIESSEIIEGKILLNSYEVRVLKE, encoded by the coding sequence GTGGTTCATTTTGATTTAGAAAAAAGATTTCTACATGGTGGGGATTATAATCCTGATCAATGGCTAGATTACCCAGAAATTTTAAATGAAGATATTGAAATGATGCAGGAAGCGAATGTCAACACTGTCACTGTGGGAGTCTTTTCATGGTGGGCGTTGGAACCGAGTGAAGGAGAATTTACTTTTGAATGGTTGGATCGCATTTTTGATGATGTTCATAAATTTGGTGGGAATGTGATTCTTGCAACGCCGAGTGGTGGAAGACCGCAATGGTTGAGTCAAAAGTATCCAGAGGTCAATCGAACCAATTCACTTGGGCAAAAGCATACTCAAGGTTTTCGACACAATCATTGTTATTCTTCTCCGATATATCGGGAAAAAGTCCGTATCATAAATCAAAAACTGGCTGAAAGATATGGGAATCATCCAGCATTGCTGATGTGGCATATTTCAAATGAATATTCTGGTGAATGCTATTGTGACTATTGTAAAGAAAACTGGCAGCAGTGGTTAAAGAAAAAATATGGAGAGTTAGAAGAAGTAAATAAGGCATGGCTGATGAGTTTTTGGGGAAATAAATATACGGATTGGAGCCAAGTCCTTCCGCCATCTCCTTTGGGTGAACATAAAGTACATGGAATGGACCTTGATTGGAAAAGATTTAACACAGATATGACGATTAATTTTTACTTAAATGAAATCAAACCGATTCGTCAAATCACTCCAGATGTACCTGTAACAACTAACTTTATGGCAGAAGGTCATGAGCAGCATGATTTTATCCCCTTGGAAGGTATCGATTATGGAAAATTTGCTAAATATGTAGATATTGTGAGTTGGGACAGTTATCCAGATTGGAATAACAACTATGAATCGATCGCTGAAACAGCCATGAAATCTGCTTATGTTCATGACCAATACTGGTCTTTAAAACAAAAACCATTCTTAGTAATGGAATCAACACCTAGTGAAGTAAATGGGCACCAATTTAATAAATCGAAACGTCCAGGCATGCATATGCTAAGCTCTATGCAGCAAATTGCGCATGGATCAGATAGTACTCTCTATTTTCAGTGGAGGCAGTCTCGAGGAAATTCAGAGAAATTTCATGGAGCAGTTGTAGGCCATGACAATTCACGGGAGAATCGAGTATTTAAAGAAGTCTCAGAATACGGAAGTAGACTAGAGAAAATCTCCGAAATAAAAGGAGCAACTAAAGACTCAAAAGTCGCAATTATATTTGACTGGGACAGCAATTGGGCTTTAAAAAGAGGCGGTGGATTTGGCCGACCAACAAGACAATACCCACAAACGCTTCAGGAACATTATTCTGTCTTTTGGGAAAATGATATAGCTGTTGATATCATTACGTCGGAACAAGAATTTGATCAGTATGATTTATTGATTGCTCCGATGCTCTATTTAATGGATGAAAAAACAATTAGTAAACTAAGCAACTATGTGAGTAGTGGAGGAACATTATTATCTAGCTATTTTACTGGGATAGTGAACGAGACAGACTTAGTGAATATTGGGGGATGGCCATCTGAACTTCAAGAAATTTTTGGTATTAGTTTGAAAGAACTTGATACTCTATACCCAGATGAATTTAATTCATTGAAGTTTCAAGGGAAACAGTATCAAATAAAAGATTATTCCGGCATAATTGATGTCACTCAAGCTGAAGTTATGGGTACTTACCAAGCAGAATTCTACAAAAATACACCAGCAGTGGTTAAAAATTCATTCGGATCAGGTCAAGCTTATTATCTAGCAGCTAGAACAAACCGAGACTTTTTGAAAGACTTTTACAAACCTATTATTGAAAAATTATATTTAGCTAATTCCCTTATTAATGAACCCAAGTTTGAAGTCTCTGTGCAAACACGGATAAAGGAAGGCGTGAGCTATTACTTTTTGATGAATTTTTCGACAGATACCCAAGAGGTAGTCTTAAACAAAACAGTTGTGGATATAGAGTCGTCTGAAATAATAGAAGGAAAAATACTATTGAATTCTTATGAGGTTAGAGTTCTTAAAGAGTAA
- a CDS encoding GntR family transcriptional regulator, giving the protein MKKIPKYMEVYLDMKEKIMNGYYTIGEKLPSGGELAEEYKTSKLTVKKGLDLLVAEGVLRSRSGFGTEVLRTPIDNSKVFGPNEGLFSVVGEEHVESEIHNFSIELPSEKVADMLKISLKDYVYNIIRSRFIDHQPYSIEQTFMPLSIIPGLEPQHLKKSVYSYITQELNLEIKDSHIWIKGDLASEFDIRILDIEKGDFMIEVDKVVSLSTGVPFEYSLSRHIYKDFVFEAIFVEN; this is encoded by the coding sequence TTGAAAAAAATTCCCAAATATATGGAAGTATATTTAGACATGAAAGAAAAAATTATGAATGGTTATTATACTATTGGAGAGAAACTTCCATCAGGAGGAGAACTTGCAGAAGAATACAAAACAAGTAAACTTACCGTTAAGAAAGGCCTTGATTTGCTAGTTGCTGAAGGGGTTTTAAGAAGTAGGAGCGGGTTCGGAACTGAAGTTTTAAGAACGCCAATTGATAATTCTAAGGTTTTTGGACCGAATGAAGGGCTGTTCAGTGTGGTAGGAGAAGAACATGTTGAATCTGAGATCCATAATTTTTCAATTGAGCTTCCTTCTGAAAAGGTAGCAGATATGCTGAAAATCAGCTTGAAAGATTATGTTTATAATATTATTAGAAGTCGTTTTATAGACCATCAACCATATTCAATCGAGCAGACGTTTATGCCATTATCCATTATTCCGGGTCTTGAGCCCCAGCATTTAAAAAAATCAGTTTATTCTTATATCACTCAGGAACTTAATTTAGAAATTAAAGACTCACATATATGGATAAAAGGTGATTTAGCGTCAGAATTTGATATTCGTATATTAGACATTGAAAAAGGAGATTTTATGATTGAAGTAGATAAAGTAGTCTCACTTTCAACTGGTGTTCCATTTGAATATTCATTGTCCAGACATATATATAAAGACTTTGTCTTTGAAGCAATATTTGTTGAAAATTAA